The following coding sequences are from one Clostridioides difficile ATCC 9689 = DSM 1296 window:
- the dagF gene encoding 2-dehydro-3-deoxy-phosphogluconate aldolase has protein sequence MNCIPQYYKNRVCLNVLAGSIKNAKEVYDACDGHVLIGVLSKNYSTVEVAIEDMKKYSKEIDNAISVGLGAGDPNQSNMVSQISKELQPQHINQVFTGVATSRALLGQNDSIINGLVSPTGKPGFVKISTGPLSSKEKDGIVPIETAIAMMKDMGGSSIKFFPMGGLKTKDEYIEVAKACAKHNFYLEPTGGIDLDNFKEIVQIALDAGVEKVIPHVYTSIIDKETGETKVEDIGVLYKIMKELLG, from the coding sequence ATGAATTGTATACCACAATATTATAAAAATAGAGTTTGTTTAAATGTTCTTGCAGGAAGCATAAAAAATGCTAAAGAAGTATATGATGCTTGTGACGGGCATGTATTGATAGGAGTACTATCAAAGAATTACAGCACTGTAGAAGTAGCTATTGAAGATATGAAAAAATACTCAAAGGAAATAGATAATGCAATATCTGTGGGGCTTGGAGCTGGAGACCCAAATCAGTCAAATATGGTATCTCAGATTTCTAAAGAACTTCAGCCACAACATATAAATCAAGTGTTTACAGGTGTGGCTACGTCTAGAGCATTGCTTGGTCAAAATGATAGTATAATAAATGGATTAGTTTCTCCAACTGGTAAACCAGGATTTGTAAAAATATCCACAGGTCCATTAAGTTCAAAAGAAAAAGATGGTATAGTTCCTATAGAAACAGCAATAGCTATGATGAAAGATATGGGAGGAAGCTCAATTAAGTTTTTTCCAATGGGAGGGCTTAAAACAAAGGATGAATATATAGAAGTTGCAAAAGCTTGTGCAAAGCATAATTTTTATTTAGAACCAACAGGAGGTATAGACTTAGATAACTTCAAAGAGATAGTTCAAATTGCACTTGATGCTGGTGTAGAAAAAGTTATACCTCATGTTTATACATCAATAATTGATAAAGAAACAGGTGAAACGAAAGTGGAAGATATAGGAGTACTTTATAAAATAATGAAAGAATTATTGGGATAG
- a CDS encoding DgaE family pyridoxal phosphate-dependent ammonia lyase: MSSIFEKYSVRRVINASGKMTILGVSTVDKEVIEAIGEGCKNFFIIEELINKTGEYIANLLGCESALIVSSASAGIAQSVGAMIAKDDMSLVYNVNNPKKQVKREIIIPKGHNVDYGVPVEVMIRLGGGEVVEAGYANMCNKEHIIREINENTAAIMYIKSHHCVQKSMLSVLDAVQVAKEYNLPLIVDAAAEEDLNVYYELGADLVIYSGAKAIEGPSSGLVIGKKKYIDNVKLQSKGIGRAMKIGKENIVGLTCAIERYISNDKVTLKEMEDKLNPFIDKINTIKGVSASITRDSAGREILRGEIDFNEDIINKSTQQIINELRSGEIAIYTRDYKANEGKIEIDIRSVTGSDLDTIYNRIKNIVES, translated from the coding sequence ATGAGTAGTATATTTGAAAAATACTCTGTAAGACGTGTTATAAATGCTTCAGGCAAAATGACTATACTAGGAGTATCAACAGTAGATAAGGAAGTTATTGAAGCAATAGGTGAAGGGTGTAAAAATTTCTTTATAATAGAAGAACTTATAAATAAAACAGGTGAATATATAGCAAATTTATTAGGGTGTGAAAGTGCACTAATAGTTTCTAGTGCATCTGCTGGGATTGCACAGAGTGTGGGAGCAATGATAGCAAAAGATGATATGAGTCTAGTTTACAATGTAAATAATCCTAAGAAACAAGTTAAAAGGGAAATAATAATTCCAAAGGGACATAATGTTGATTATGGAGTTCCAGTAGAAGTAATGATAAGACTTGGAGGAGGAGAAGTTGTTGAGGCCGGTTATGCTAATATGTGTAACAAGGAACATATAATAAGAGAGATAAATGAAAATACAGCAGCAATTATGTATATTAAATCTCATCATTGTGTTCAAAAGAGTATGCTAAGTGTATTAGATGCAGTACAAGTTGCTAAAGAATATAATTTACCTTTGATAGTAGATGCAGCAGCAGAAGAAGATTTAAATGTATATTATGAATTGGGAGCAGACCTAGTGATATACAGTGGTGCTAAGGCTATAGAGGGTCCTAGCTCAGGGTTAGTAATAGGTAAGAAAAAATACATAGATAATGTAAAGCTTCAATCAAAGGGTATAGGAAGAGCTATGAAAATAGGAAAAGAAAATATTGTAGGTCTAACATGTGCAATTGAGAGATATATAAGTAATGATAAAGTAACTTTAAAAGAAATGGAGGACAAGCTAAATCCATTTATAGACAAGATAAATACTATAAAGGGAGTGAGTGCTAGTATAACTAGGGATTCAGCAGGTAGAGAAATACTTCGTGGAGAAATTGACTTTAATGAAGATATAATAAATAAGTCAACACAACAAATTATAAATGAACTTAGAAGTGGAGAGATAGCTATATACACTAGAGACTATAAGGCTAATGAAGGCAAGATTGAGATTGATATAAGAAGTGTAACTGGAAGTGATTTAGATACTATTTATAATAGGATAAAAAATATAGTAGAAAGTTAG
- a CDS encoding amidohydrolase/deacetylase family metallohydrolase, with the protein MKIDILIKGGKTVDKSIIDIAILDDKIIEVKNQIDDSKYQANQIINLDGEKFISAGWIDIHTHCYERLDLYKDYPDEVGIKSGVTTVVDAGTTGALDIGKFYEDTKKYKTNVYALINIAKQGITSQDELSSMMNIDEYELKRAVKKYKDFVVGIKARMSKSVVISNDVEPLKVAKRIKNELNLPMMVHFGSSPPTIEDIFDYMEKGDILTHIYNGKPNGILRGNEVKKEIIEARERGIILDVGHGTESFSMDIAMKSKDAGIFPDTISTDIYIKNRINGPVYNLSTTMEKFIYMGYSLEDIIDKVTKNAADAISLKNKGLIKEGYDADLTIFDVVNEEKELQDSLNKSVITSTSIKPRAVVVNGEYLNIGKSIGENE; encoded by the coding sequence GTGAAGATAGACATATTAATAAAAGGTGGAAAAACAGTAGATAAAAGTATAATTGATATAGCTATATTAGACGATAAAATAATAGAAGTAAAAAATCAGATAGATGATTCTAAGTATCAGGCAAATCAAATTATAAACCTAGATGGAGAAAAATTTATTAGTGCTGGTTGGATAGATATACATACGCACTGCTACGAAAGACTAGACCTTTATAAGGATTATCCAGATGAGGTTGGAATAAAAAGCGGTGTTACTACTGTAGTAGATGCAGGAACAACAGGAGCTTTAGATATAGGTAAATTTTATGAAGATACTAAAAAATATAAAACAAATGTATATGCTTTAATAAATATTGCTAAGCAGGGAATAACATCTCAAGATGAACTTTCAAGTATGATGAATATTGATGAATATGAACTTAAAAGAGCAGTTAAAAAATACAAAGATTTTGTTGTTGGAATCAAAGCTAGAATGAGTAAAAGTGTTGTAATTTCAAATGATGTTGAACCTTTAAAAGTAGCTAAAAGAATAAAAAATGAACTTAATCTACCTATGATGGTTCACTTTGGGAGTTCTCCTCCAACGATAGAGGATATATTTGACTATATGGAAAAAGGAGATATATTAACCCATATATATAATGGAAAGCCAAATGGAATACTTAGAGGCAATGAGGTTAAAAAAGAAATCATAGAAGCTAGAGAAAGAGGTATAATCCTTGATGTAGGTCATGGAACCGAAAGTTTTAGTATGGATATTGCAATGAAATCTAAGGATGCAGGAATTTTTCCAGACACTATAAGTACAGATATATATATTAAAAATAGAATAAATGGTCCAGTGTATAATCTATCTACAACAATGGAAAAGTTTATATATATGGGCTATTCACTTGAAGATATAATAGATAAAGTTACTAAAAATGCAGCAGATGCAATAAGTTTAAAAAATAAAGGTTTAATAAAAGAAGGATATGATGCTGATTTAACTATATTTGATGTGGTTAATGAAGAAAAAGAACTTCAAGATTCTTTGAATAAGTCAGTAATCACAAGTACGTCTATAAAGCCAAGAGCAGTAGTAGTCAATGGAGAATATTTAAATATAGGTAAGTCTATAGGAGAGAATGAGTAG